One genomic region from Tachyglossus aculeatus isolate mTacAcu1 unplaced genomic scaffold, mTacAcu1.pri scaffold_82_arrow_ctg1, whole genome shotgun sequence encodes:
- the LOC119924139 gene encoding LOW QUALITY PROTEIN: olfactory receptor 491-like (The sequence of the model RefSeq protein was modified relative to this genomic sequence to represent the inferred CDS: inserted 1 base in 1 codon), producing MGGRKHSTLTEFIPLGLTGDASLQAVFSVIFLGIYVVTLMGNLSIIMLIRVNTKLYTPVYFFLSHLAAVDIEYSSCVTPVMLGNFLTDLHTIPLAGCIAQLRSVVTFGTTECFLLAAMAYDRYVAVCSPLLYSGKRSDKVCILLVVASYIGGRVNGWTFTSCFLNVYFCGPNQINHFFCDFAPLLKLSCSDISDIKIIPSVSSGSIIAVTMLVIVISYVCIVLTILRMNSREGRHKGFSTCTSHXTLYYGTITFIYVLPNSSYSIHQNKVVSVINTIIIPMLNLLIYSLRNKDVKEAPGKVIHRFS from the exons ATGGGTGGCAGAAAACACAGCACCTTAACGGAATTCATTCCTTTGGGGTTAACAGGTGATGCCTCCCTTCAGGCTGTCTTCTCTGTGATATTCCTGGGGATCTATGTTGTGACTTTAATGGGAAATCTCAGCATCATCATGTTAATTAGGGTCAATACCAAACTTTATACCccagtgtacttcttcctcagccatttggctgctgttgaTATTGAGTATTCCTCCTGTGTAACACCAGTAATGCTTGGAAACTTCTTGACTGATCTCCACACCATACCTTTGGCCGGTTGTATTGCTCAGCTGCGTTCTGTGGTGACTTTTGGGACGACCGAGTGCTTCTTGCTGGCAGCTATGGCTTACGACCGATACGTGGCTGTCTGTAGCCCACTGCTCTACTCGGGCAAAAGGTCTGACAAAGTTTGCATCCTGCTCGTAGTTGCTTCCTACATTGGTGGCCGTGTGAATGGTTGGACGTTTACCAGTTGCTTCTTAAATGTGTATTTCTGTGGGCCTAATCAGATaaaccactttttctgtgacttTGCTCCACTGTTGAAGCTTTCTTGTTCGGACATTTCAGATATTAAAATCATCCCTTCTGTCTCCTCGGGGTCAATAATAGCGGTGACCATGCTTGTCATAGTCATTTCTTATGTATGCATCGTCTTGACAATCCTGAGAATGAACTCAAGGGAAGGGAGACACAAAGGTTTCTCCACTTGTACCTCCC TCACTCTGTACTACGGGACCATCACTTTCATATATGTGTTGCCCAATTCCAGTTACTCAATCCATCAGAACAAAGTGGTGTCTGTGATCAACACCATTATAATCCCCATGTTGAACCTgctgatctacagcctgaggaacaaggatgttaAGGAGGCCCCGGGAAAGGTGATTCATAGGTTTTCTTAA